The Niastella koreensis GR20-10 genome includes a window with the following:
- a CDS encoding MotA/TolQ/ExbB proton channel family protein encodes MAETRPVATATAAKSSTSVQPKKKSNSISWLAPVICIVAGYIIWRFLLGDPSNFTNPDPAGGFWPKHKGPKSGLVRMYDGGIIVPILIATFLTVITFVIERLMTISKATGSGNIAEFIRKVQYHLANKNVDQAISECDRQKGSVGNVMKAGLRKYKEMISNTELDTEQKVLQIQKEVEEATALELPMLEKNLVFLSTIASVATLLGLLGTVLGMIGSFAALASEGGGGAAAELSRGISEALYNTALGIGTSAISIIMYNIFTTKIDHITYGIDESGFTLTQSFASLYK; translated from the coding sequence ATGGCTGAAACAAGACCCGTTGCGACTGCAACCGCAGCGAAGAGTAGTACATCTGTTCAACCTAAGAAGAAATCCAATTCCATTTCATGGTTAGCCCCCGTTATTTGTATTGTTGCCGGTTATATTATCTGGCGTTTTCTCCTCGGAGATCCTAGCAATTTTACTAATCCCGATCCTGCTGGCGGTTTTTGGCCTAAACATAAAGGACCGAAAAGTGGTTTGGTGAGAATGTATGATGGTGGTATTATCGTGCCTATCCTGATCGCGACTTTCTTAACAGTAATTACTTTCGTGATCGAGCGTTTGATGACTATTTCCAAAGCTACAGGTTCTGGTAACATCGCCGAATTCATCCGTAAAGTACAATATCACCTGGCTAATAAAAACGTTGACCAGGCTATTTCTGAGTGCGATCGTCAAAAAGGCAGCGTAGGTAACGTAATGAAAGCCGGTTTGCGCAAGTACAAAGAAATGATCTCTAATACTGAACTGGATACTGAACAAAAAGTATTGCAAATTCAGAAAGAGGTTGAAGAAGCTACAGCACTGGAACTGCCTATGCTGGAGAAAAACCTGGTGTTCCTTTCAACAATTGCCTCAGTGGCTACCCTGTTGGGTCTGTTGGGAACTGTATTAGGTATGATCGGATCGTTCGCCGCCCTGGCATCTGAAGGCGGTGGTGGTGCAGCTGCCGAGCTGTCAAGAGGTATCTCTGAAGCGTTGTATAATACCGCATTAGGTATCGGTACTTCAGCTATCTCTATCATCATGTATAACATCTTTACTACAAAGATCGACCATATTACTTATGGCATCGACGAATCTGGTTTCACCCTGACCCAAAGTTTTGCATCTCTGTACAAATAA
- a CDS encoding ExbD/TolR family protein yields the protein MAEMDTSSGGGHKKGPGVKKGKKLSTRVDLTPMVDLGFLLITFFIFTTTMSQPTAMKLFLPKDTDKPEEQNKVKASGALTIMLGKSDGVYYYEGELASDGSNFKSSNFKDIRKEIIDKKKSTNPQDFVVVIKPGPEANYKNTVDILDEMTINDVKRYAMVDIFDQEIQLMKATEASQGIK from the coding sequence ATGGCAGAAATGGATACCTCCTCTGGAGGGGGACATAAAAAAGGACCAGGCGTAAAGAAAGGGAAGAAACTTTCTACACGCGTTGACCTTACGCCAATGGTGGATTTGGGATTTCTGTTGATTACCTTTTTCATATTCACCACAACCATGAGCCAGCCCACTGCAATGAAGCTTTTCCTGCCTAAAGACACGGATAAGCCCGAAGAGCAGAATAAGGTAAAAGCGTCTGGCGCTTTGACCATTATGCTGGGCAAGAGCGATGGGGTGTATTATTATGAAGGAGAGTTGGCATCAGATGGTTCCAATTTCAAATCAAGCAACTTTAAAGATATCCGCAAGGAGATCATTGATAAAAAGAAATCAACTAATCCTCAGGACTTTGTAGTGGTTATTAAACCAGGCCCCGAGGCAAACTACAAAAACACGGTTGACATTCTTGATGAAATGACCATCAACGATGTTAAACGGTATGCGATGGTTGACATCTTTGATCAGGAAATTCAGCTGATGAAAGCCACTGAGGCAAGTCAGGGAATTAAATAA
- a CDS encoding NADH-quinone oxidoreductase subunit N translates to MNAIVISAVLGVVMMFCGVFTDKKSVVRNVAIISLLALVIANVLDIGGYHFFNVNTRGMLSFDIFGLLFNTIAFGSTWIYFLLSGRDMERVGVNLAEYFALIFFVLCGISIVSSFSSLLMLFLGIEIISIPLYILTGSDKRNLKSNEAALKYFLMGSFSTGIMLMGITLLYGVKGSFNIDVIRMGTTNLTPMLAAGLLLLLFAMSFKVSAAPFHFWTPDAYDGSPTVFTAFMATIVKVAYFIAFIRLFEGCFGDVQKQWQLLIAIIAAATLFIGNITAVFQQSVKRMLSYSSIAQAGFMLFALVAMNDIGKEGMIFYAAAYSLATIGIFAVLLKMKDYTFEGFNGLAKRQPVLAVTNTIFLLSLAGIPATAGFWAKFYMLSAAINNGNVMWLVIVGVLCAAISVYYYFRVIQAMYFKEGEAQEIETSAGFRGLLIAIAAIVIILGIFPHWLLDQLHNLFYL, encoded by the coding sequence ATGAATGCAATTGTAATTTCTGCTGTTCTTGGTGTAGTGATGATGTTTTGTGGCGTGTTCACGGATAAAAAATCTGTTGTGCGCAACGTAGCTATTATTAGCCTGCTGGCTTTGGTAATTGCGAATGTGCTGGACATTGGTGGATATCATTTTTTTAATGTGAATACGAGGGGCATGCTGTCCTTCGACATCTTTGGCCTGTTGTTCAATACTATTGCCTTTGGCAGCACCTGGATCTATTTTCTGCTGAGCGGCAGGGATATGGAGCGTGTGGGCGTGAACCTGGCAGAATACTTTGCATTGATATTTTTTGTGCTGTGCGGTATCTCCATTGTATCTTCCTTCAGCTCCCTGCTGATGTTGTTCCTGGGTATCGAGATCATTTCTATTCCTTTATACATTTTAACCGGTAGTGATAAACGCAATCTGAAAAGTAATGAGGCTGCGCTGAAATACTTTTTGATGGGTTCTTTTTCAACCGGTATCATGCTTATGGGTATTACCCTGCTGTATGGCGTAAAAGGCAGTTTTAATATTGATGTGATCCGTATGGGCACTACCAATTTAACGCCTATGCTGGCAGCCGGTTTGTTATTGTTGTTATTCGCTATGTCGTTCAAGGTATCGGCAGCGCCGTTCCACTTCTGGACGCCCGATGCCTACGACGGTTCGCCCACCGTATTCACCGCTTTTATGGCAACTATTGTAAAGGTGGCTTACTTTATCGCCTTCATCCGGTTGTTTGAGGGTTGTTTTGGCGACGTGCAAAAACAATGGCAATTACTGATAGCTATTATTGCAGCAGCTACCTTGTTTATAGGCAACATCACTGCGGTGTTCCAACAGAGTGTAAAAAGAATGCTGTCGTATTCAAGTATTGCGCAGGCTGGCTTTATGCTGTTTGCCCTGGTTGCCATGAATGATATTGGCAAGGAAGGGATGATCTTTTATGCAGCTGCTTACAGCCTGGCTACCATCGGTATTTTCGCCGTGCTGTTGAAAATGAAAGATTATACGTTTGAAGGCTTTAACGGACTGGCCAAACGCCAACCCGTTCTGGCTGTTACCAACACCATATTCCTGTTATCACTGGCTGGTATACCTGCTACGGCTGGTTTCTGGGCCAAATTCTATATGTTATCGGCCGCCATCAACAATGGTAATGTAATGTGGCTGGTTATTGTAGGGGTGTTGTGTGCCGCCATCAGCGTGTACTATTATTTCCGCGTTATACAAGCCATGTATTTTAAAGAAGGCGAAGCCCAGGAAATTGAAACCTCTGCCGGTTTCAGGGGATTGCTGATCGCTATTGCGGCGATAGTGATAATTCTGGGTATTTTCCCGCACTGGCTGCTCGATCAGTTGCATAACTTATTTTATCTGTAA
- a CDS encoding ExbD/TolR family protein has protein sequence MPKVKVPRKSTSVDMTAMCDVAFLLLSFFILTTKFKSDDGLGVVTPNSVSTKPTDDKNVVMVTMDKEGHAYFSVGDNNTAEKQDIIDMIDQGKNLGLSAKEKAAFARSGSFVGVPFSMLKSYLDLNADQVKNFKSPGIPLDTANNELTVWMNAATRAFSGSKMNLLVKGDNNAKYPTFKGVIDAFKRNEIFKFSMVTNPEGVPEGTALAAKRATGSKEE, from the coding sequence ATGCCTAAAGTAAAAGTGCCGCGTAAGAGTACCTCTGTTGACATGACAGCGATGTGTGATGTGGCATTCCTGTTACTTTCTTTCTTCATCCTTACTACCAAATTCAAATCTGATGATGGGTTGGGCGTAGTAACACCTAACTCGGTGAGTACCAAGCCAACAGATGATAAGAACGTGGTTATGGTAACCATGGATAAAGAAGGTCACGCCTATTTTTCCGTTGGCGATAATAACACTGCTGAAAAGCAGGATATCATTGATATGATTGACCAGGGTAAAAACCTGGGGTTATCTGCCAAGGAAAAAGCTGCATTTGCAAGAAGTGGCTCATTTGTAGGGGTTCCTTTCTCAATGTTGAAGTCGTACCTGGATTTGAACGCCGATCAGGTAAAAAACTTCAAATCTCCGGGCATTCCTTTGGATACAGCTAACAACGAGTTGACTGTATGGATGAACGCAGCCACCCGTGCCTTCTCTGGTTCTAAAATGAACCTGTTGGTAAAAGGGGATAACAATGCGAAATATCCAACATTCAAAGGGGTGATCGATGCATTCAAAAGAAATGAAATATTTAAATTCTCGATGGTAACCAACCCCGAGGGGGTTCCGGAAGGAACGGCCCTGGCTGCTAAAAGAGCCACCGGTTCCAAAGAGGAGTAA
- a CDS encoding energy transducer TonB produces the protein MEVNKILSADVLDIIFEGRNKEYGAYDLRKTYNKRLVTSLLIVGALCLLLFIGYLASALLANKDDNSKVVVQDVQLEEIKQEEKKEEPPPPPPPKPPDPPKVEMAKFTPPKIVKDEEVKEEEKPPEVEKLEDTKIGLSNQEGQKDEGIVAPPVEDGGKGVVEAPKKDDEDWDKTFTKVEIESEYPGGAAAWQRYLNRNLRYPQEAIDNEVQGAVVVQFIVDKEGNVSEVEAISGPQELRAEAIRVIKKSGKWTPAVQNGRQVKSYKKQPIVFRLESEG, from the coding sequence ATGGAAGTCAATAAAATATTAAGCGCTGATGTTCTTGACATCATCTTCGAGGGCCGGAATAAGGAATACGGTGCTTATGATCTGCGCAAAACTTATAATAAGCGGTTGGTCACATCGCTTCTTATAGTTGGTGCTCTTTGTCTTCTGCTGTTTATCGGATATTTAGCATCCGCTTTACTGGCAAACAAAGACGACAACAGCAAAGTGGTGGTGCAGGACGTGCAGCTCGAAGAAATAAAACAAGAGGAGAAAAAAGAGGAGCCGCCACCGCCGCCTCCGCCAAAACCACCAGATCCGCCAAAAGTGGAAATGGCAAAGTTCACACCTCCTAAGATCGTAAAAGATGAAGAGGTAAAAGAAGAGGAGAAACCACCAGAAGTAGAAAAACTGGAAGATACCAAGATCGGTCTTTCTAACCAGGAAGGTCAAAAAGACGAAGGTATTGTGGCTCCTCCGGTAGAAGACGGTGGAAAGGGAGTTGTGGAAGCACCTAAAAAAGACGATGAAGACTGGGATAAAACCTTTACGAAGGTGGAAATTGAGTCGGAGTACCCAGGTGGAGCAGCCGCATGGCAGCGTTACCTGAACAGGAACCTCCGCTATCCCCAGGAAGCTATCGATAACGAAGTACAAGGTGCTGTAGTTGTACAGTTCATTGTGGACAAAGAAGGTAATGTGAGTGAAGTTGAAGCCATTAGCGGGCCGCAGGAATTGCGTGCAGAAGCTATCCGGGTTATCAAGAAGAGTGGTAAATGGACACCAGCTGTACAAAACGGTCGCCAGGTTAAATCGTACAAGAAGCAACCGATCGTGTTCCGTCTCGAATCAGAAGGATAA
- a CDS encoding ABC transporter permease, whose product MTLRDTLSLSFRTVRSNRLRTGITVAIIALGITALIGINTAIVAIKQKFLESFSSMGATGFTIRYQEPRRGFNNEEVKKEKRGAKKEKKSNMGKPITVHQAEAFKAAYTFPAQVSANIVGDRSAIVAYENRKTNPNVWLVGGDENYTGLNGFAVENGRDLNPVDIETGRNVCLVGKDIATRFFGENAERPLDKIIRVDNIPFRIIGVLKPKGSTFGRSLDNLVIISYSNVRRYFNSNPNASFNIQVKVSDIKLIDGAIGEATSAFRPIRQLTVTETDNFMIDKSDSFAEMLIRNLSFITMAALLIGVITLVGAAIGLMNIMLVAVTERTKEIGLVKAIGGKRKNIRYQFLYESIIISLLGAAFGIVLGIILGNIVGILLSTSFVVPWDWVLTGVIICSLVGLLAGLYPAIKAGKLNPIEALRYE is encoded by the coding sequence ATGACACTTCGCGATACACTCTCGCTGTCCTTTCGTACCGTACGCAGCAACAGATTGCGTACGGGTATTACAGTGGCAATAATTGCCCTGGGTATTACCGCACTTATAGGCATCAATACCGCTATTGTTGCCATTAAACAGAAATTTCTGGAAAGCTTTTCTTCCATGGGGGCTACCGGGTTTACCATCCGGTACCAGGAGCCGCGCCGTGGCTTTAACAATGAGGAAGTAAAAAAGGAGAAACGGGGAGCAAAGAAAGAGAAGAAATCGAACATGGGTAAACCCATTACCGTACATCAGGCAGAGGCATTTAAAGCCGCTTATACCTTCCCGGCACAGGTGAGCGCCAATATAGTGGGCGACCGCAGCGCCATTGTTGCGTATGAGAACCGGAAAACCAATCCTAATGTGTGGCTGGTGGGCGGCGACGAAAATTATACCGGGTTAAATGGGTTTGCTGTGGAAAATGGCCGTGACCTGAACCCCGTAGATATAGAAACCGGTCGTAATGTATGTTTGGTTGGAAAGGATATAGCTACCCGTTTTTTTGGCGAGAATGCCGAGCGGCCGCTGGACAAGATCATTCGCGTTGACAACATTCCTTTTCGCATTATTGGGGTATTAAAGCCCAAGGGCTCTACGTTTGGCCGCAGTTTGGATAACCTGGTTATTATTTCTTACAGCAACGTGCGGCGATATTTCAACAGCAATCCTAATGCTTCCTTTAATATCCAGGTAAAGGTGTCTGACATAAAATTGATAGACGGCGCCATTGGAGAGGCTACCAGTGCCTTCAGGCCCATCCGGCAGCTAACGGTTACCGAAACCGATAATTTCATGATCGACAAAAGCGACAGCTTTGCTGAAATGCTGATCCGCAACCTGAGCTTTATTACCATGGCGGCCTTGCTGATAGGGGTGATCACCCTGGTGGGCGCTGCTATTGGATTGATGAATATTATGCTGGTGGCGGTAACGGAGCGTACCAAAGAAATAGGGCTGGTGAAGGCCATCGGCGGTAAAAGGAAGAATATCCGGTACCAGTTCCTGTACGAATCCATCATCATCAGTTTGCTGGGCGCTGCATTTGGGATCGTACTGGGTATTATTTTAGGGAATATAGTAGGTATTTTATTAAGCACCAGTTTTGTTGTGCCCTGGGACTGGGTGCTTACCGGCGTAATTATTTGTTCGCTGGTGGGTTTGCTGGCGGGGTTGTATCCGGCGATAAAGGCGGGTAAGTTGAACCCGATTGAGGCGTTGAGATACGAGTAG
- a CDS encoding zinc-dependent metalloprotease gives MKKRLSLLVLLACCSAITYAQKKSSTPAAPADTAKKPAPVAPRPPQTGPKPYKEIITDKAITRKGLFTVHRIEDKWYFEMGDSLLGRDVLVVNRISKAPANTRAGFFGYAGDEINENVIRFEKAPNNRLFMRNISYSVYAKDSTKPMYKSVMASNIQPIAASFDIKAFSKDSTGVVIDITDFINSDNDILFFASYFKQALRIGGPQPDKSYIADIKSFPINTEIKTVKTYSRMPAPGPFPGASAGPAGNATFELNSSLVLLPKDPMQARHYDDRVAYFTTEYTDFDADPQGVKDISLITRWRLEPKPEDMEKYKRGELVEPKKPIIYYIDPNTPEKWVPYLIAGVNDWQKAFEKAGFKNAIMARRAPTHEEDSTWSLEDARYSAVVYKPSDIPNAMGPHVHDPRSGEILESHINWYHNVMLLLHNWYLIQASPSDPRARTAHFNDSLMGDLIRFVSSHEVGHTLGLPHNMGASAATPVEKLRDKAWVEEHGHTSSIMDYARFNYVAQPEDKIGSAGMYPRIGDYDLWSIEWGYKLLPGKTEDEERDILNDWVKSRYNNPRLRFIHADGVDPRAQTESLGDDAMKANEYGIKNLKWILPQLPKWLNEKADDYKNLDQLYDEVYNTFSRYMGHAVTYIGGSYTDLKTTDQDGAVYTVVPKALQKEAMSFLQKNLFTTPTWLLNKTIMDKVTSPVEDKISGLQDVWLGALLNTNRLSRLITETNRDANAYRIDEFMEDLKKGIFSELATHAPIDNFRRNLQKSFVERMSTLASITPAAPAGGGGGIIISFGGPTVDVKKTDISSVARGELRALKAQIAAAAATYGDKLSKYHLQDLNERIDRVLNPR, from the coding sequence ATGAAAAAGAGACTTTCCCTGCTGGTACTCCTGGCTTGTTGTAGTGCAATTACCTATGCACAAAAAAAATCCAGTACGCCGGCGGCCCCAGCAGATACTGCTAAAAAACCGGCCCCTGTAGCCCCCCGGCCCCCACAAACCGGTCCCAAACCCTACAAAGAAATTATAACCGACAAAGCAATAACCCGCAAAGGGCTTTTTACGGTACACAGAATAGAAGACAAATGGTACTTTGAAATGGGTGATTCCTTATTAGGAAGGGATGTATTGGTAGTTAACCGCATCTCCAAAGCACCCGCCAATACCCGTGCCGGCTTTTTTGGTTATGCTGGTGACGAGATCAATGAAAACGTGATCCGTTTTGAAAAAGCGCCCAATAACCGCCTGTTCATGCGCAATATTTCCTACTCGGTATACGCCAAGGACTCTACCAAGCCCATGTATAAATCGGTAATGGCCAGCAATATTCAACCTATTGCCGCTTCATTCGATATAAAGGCTTTTTCAAAAGACAGTACCGGCGTGGTGATCGATATTACTGATTTTATTAATAGCGATAACGACATCCTGTTCTTTGCCTCTTATTTCAAACAGGCCCTGCGCATCGGCGGCCCCCAACCCGATAAATCGTACATCGCCGATATTAAAAGCTTCCCCATCAATACCGAAATAAAAACGGTAAAAACCTATAGCAGAATGCCTGCGCCCGGTCCCTTCCCCGGCGCCTCTGCCGGTCCTGCCGGCAATGCCACCTTTGAGCTGAACAGCTCGCTGGTACTGTTGCCCAAAGATCCCATGCAGGCCCGCCATTACGACGACCGCGTAGCCTATTTCACAACAGAATACACCGATTTCGATGCCGATCCACAGGGCGTTAAAGACATCAGCCTCATTACCCGCTGGCGCCTGGAACCCAAACCGGAAGACATGGAAAAATACAAACGCGGTGAACTGGTTGAACCTAAAAAACCAATCATTTATTATATAGACCCCAATACCCCCGAAAAATGGGTGCCTTACCTGATTGCCGGGGTTAACGACTGGCAAAAGGCTTTTGAAAAGGCCGGTTTTAAAAACGCCATCATGGCCCGCCGTGCTCCTACTCATGAGGAAGACAGCACCTGGAGCCTGGAAGACGCCCGGTATAGCGCCGTTGTATACAAACCTTCAGATATTCCTAACGCCATGGGCCCCCACGTGCACGATCCCCGCAGTGGCGAGATCCTGGAATCGCATATCAACTGGTACCATAACGTAATGTTATTGCTGCACAACTGGTACCTGATCCAGGCTTCGCCCAGCGATCCCCGCGCCCGCACCGCGCATTTTAACGATTCGCTCATGGGCGATCTCATTCGCTTTGTATCGTCGCACGAGGTAGGCCACACCCTTGGTTTGCCACACAACATGGGCGCTTCCGCAGCTACCCCGGTTGAAAAACTGCGCGATAAAGCCTGGGTTGAAGAGCATGGTCATACTTCTTCCATCATGGATTACGCCCGTTTTAACTATGTGGCGCAGCCTGAAGATAAAATTGGTTCTGCCGGTATGTATCCCCGCATTGGCGATTACGACCTGTGGTCAATTGAATGGGGCTACAAATTGCTGCCTGGCAAAACCGAAGATGAAGAAAGAGACATTTTGAACGACTGGGTAAAAAGCCGTTACAACAATCCCCGCTTACGTTTTATCCATGCCGATGGGGTTGACCCACGTGCCCAAACCGAAAGCCTGGGCGATGATGCCATGAAGGCCAATGAATATGGTATCAAGAACCTGAAATGGATCCTTCCCCAATTGCCTAAATGGCTTAATGAAAAAGCCGACGATTACAAAAACCTCGATCAGTTGTATGATGAAGTGTACAATACCTTCAGCCGTTATATGGGTCATGCAGTTACCTATATCGGTGGTTCTTATACCGACTTAAAAACAACCGATCAGGATGGAGCAGTTTATACTGTAGTGCCAAAAGCCCTGCAAAAAGAAGCAATGTCCTTCCTGCAAAAGAACCTGTTTACCACTCCTACCTGGTTATTGAACAAAACCATTATGGATAAGGTAACTTCTCCGGTGGAAGATAAAATAAGCGGTCTGCAGGATGTTTGGCTGGGCGCGCTGTTAAACACCAACCGTTTATCACGCCTCATTACCGAAACCAACCGCGATGCCAATGCCTACCGCATCGATGAGTTTATGGAGGACCTGAAGAAAGGTATCTTCAGCGAACTGGCTACGCATGCACCTATTGATAATTTCCGCCGTAACCTGCAAAAATCTTTTGTAGAAAGAATGAGCACCCTGGCTTCTATTACGCCTGCGGCGCCTGCCGGCGGTGGTGGCGGTATTATCATTTCATTTGGCGGCCCTACTGTTGACGTTAAGAAAACCGATATCAGTTCAGTGGCCCGTGGCGAACTGCGTGCCCTGAAAGCCCAGATTGCCGCAGCTGCCGCCACCTATGGCGATAAGCTGAGCAAGTATCATTTACAGGACCTGAACGAGCGCATCGATCGCGTGTTGAATCCCAGATAA
- a CDS encoding energy transducer TonB, with translation MESSTILTADVLDIIFEGRNKEYGAYDLRRTYGRRLTVSIAVMLSVSLLLGIGFAFAGEKKQKLTEVILPPDVVLKKMPDEAPVEPPPPPPPPKLPVQQVQVLQFTPPRIVNEEVREDEKPPEMTTLEDTKIGTMTVDGTKDDGTVAPPIETGTTGVIETPKKDEEDWNKVFTKVEMESEYPGGMPAWARYLNKNLRFSQEALDNEIQGTVIVQFLVDKDGNVSDVEAISGPMEHRAEAVRVIKKSGKWTPAIQNGRQVKSYKKQPIVFRIETEG, from the coding sequence ATGGAAAGTTCAACCATTCTAACAGCAGATGTGCTCGATATTATTTTCGAGGGGCGTAACAAAGAGTATGGCGCCTATGATCTGCGACGCACCTATGGCCGGCGTTTAACAGTATCCATAGCTGTTATGTTGTCGGTATCCCTCTTATTAGGTATTGGGTTTGCCTTTGCCGGCGAGAAAAAGCAAAAGCTAACGGAAGTGATCCTTCCACCAGATGTGGTGCTGAAAAAAATGCCTGATGAAGCACCAGTCGAGCCGCCACCACCACCGCCGCCACCCAAACTTCCTGTGCAACAAGTGCAGGTATTACAATTCACGCCACCAAGAATTGTAAACGAAGAGGTAAGAGAAGATGAAAAGCCACCTGAAATGACAACGCTGGAAGACACTAAGATCGGTACCATGACTGTAGATGGGACGAAAGATGATGGTACTGTAGCTCCTCCCATTGAAACTGGTACTACAGGCGTGATAGAAACCCCAAAGAAGGATGAAGAAGACTGGAACAAAGTATTTACCAAGGTAGAAATGGAATCGGAGTATCCGGGTGGCATGCCGGCCTGGGCCCGTTACCTGAACAAAAATCTTCGCTTTTCGCAGGAGGCTTTGGACAACGAGATACAGGGAACAGTAATAGTACAGTTCCTTGTTGACAAAGATGGAAACGTAAGCGATGTAGAAGCCATCAGCGGACCAATGGAGCATCGCGCTGAAGCAGTACGTGTAATTAAGAAAAGTGGTAAATGGACACCGGCTATACAAAATGGCCGCCAGGTAAAGTCGTACAAGAAGCAACCAATCGTATTCCGTATTGAAACGGAAGGGTAA
- a CDS encoding energy transducer TonB, whose product MESSTILTADVLDILFEGRNKDYGAYDLRRTYRKRLTVSITVMLSMICMLFIGFAFAGKKTKIDPVFDTKEITLSSVKTPDKPVELPPPPVKTPAAPAQMKTIADVVPKIVPDNQVKPEEMPPVNDDLENVKIGNVTNPNGADDDGTVTGPIGDGVVKGLIEQPQKADEEEDGIVLKVEIESEYPGGPSAWVRFLKKSLNYPQDAIENGVQGAVVVQFIVDKEGNVSEVQAVSGPEDLRAEAVRVIKRSGKWTPAIQNGHKVKSYKRQPIGFQLASE is encoded by the coding sequence ATGGAAAGTTCAACCATTCTAACAGCAGATGTGCTCGATATTTTATTCGAAGGACGTAATAAGGACTATGGCGCTTATGATCTGCGGCGCACTTACCGCAAACGGTTAACAGTGTCCATAACTGTTATGTTGTCTATGATCTGCATGCTGTTTATCGGCTTCGCCTTTGCCGGTAAAAAAACGAAGATCGACCCGGTGTTTGATACAAAAGAGATTACCTTGTCTTCTGTAAAAACACCCGATAAGCCAGTTGAATTGCCTCCCCCACCTGTAAAAACACCAGCTGCACCTGCACAAATGAAGACGATAGCAGATGTTGTCCCTAAGATTGTGCCTGATAACCAGGTTAAGCCAGAGGAAATGCCACCGGTTAATGACGACCTGGAAAATGTAAAGATTGGCAATGTGACTAACCCGAACGGAGCAGATGATGATGGAACAGTTACCGGACCCATTGGTGATGGCGTGGTAAAAGGTTTGATTGAACAACCCCAAAAAGCTGATGAAGAGGAGGATGGGATAGTGCTCAAGGTTGAGATTGAATCGGAGTATCCTGGTGGTCCATCTGCCTGGGTGCGGTTCCTGAAAAAGAGCCTTAATTATCCGCAGGATGCCATTGAAAACGGGGTACAGGGGGCTGTAGTGGTTCAGTTTATTGTAGACAAGGAAGGCAATGTGAGCGAGGTGCAGGCGGTGAGCGGCCCGGAAGATTTGCGCGCCGAAGCGGTACGGGTAATTAAGAGAAGTGGTAAATGGACGCCGGCCATTCAAAATGGTCACAAGGTGAAATCGTACAAAAGGCAACCCATCGGGTTTCAATTAGCTTCCGAATAA